From Vairimorpha necatrix chromosome 9, complete sequence, one genomic window encodes:
- a CDS encoding putative SP-containing membrane protein: MNSLIKIIAYLCVSICEAIHDSDFEDESMSSESMDSSEYYLNTLEEALSRNTAEILATLINEEYMVAQISLWIRQKFHDFFVILIFTGILSAWALVYYSNCYYGIIK, translated from the coding sequence ATGAAtagtttaataaaaattattgctTATTTATGTGTATCTATATGCGAGGCTATACATGATTCTGATTTTGAAGATGAGAGCATGAGCTCTGAATCAATGGATTCAAGcgaatattatttaaatacattaGAAGAAGCACTTAGTAGGAATACAGCTGAAATTTTAGCTACCCTTATCAATGAAGAATATATGGTAGCACAAATAAGTTTATGGATAAGGCAAAAATttcatgatttttttgttatactAATTTTTACAGGTATATTGTCAGCATGGGCTCTGGTTTATTATTCTAATTGTTATTATggaataattaaataa